The proteins below are encoded in one region of Myxococcales bacterium:
- a CDS encoding ABC transporter ATP-binding protein: MNEDKTSPSLRAIRLSKWYGRITALQQISVDLEPGIWGLLGPNGSGKSTFLKLCAGLLRPSLGQMHVNGMAPFANPKVLKDIGLCPEADALPKELSALEFVAAMARLSGFSKKESLERAKAALERMGLTEAADRRLVGFSRGMRQRVKLAQAMVHEPSILLLDEPLSGTDPTTRQMILAEIQAHADRGGLVLFSTHVLHEVESLTDKVLLIARGQLVAQGAIREIRDLLDDVPHQIWVECSETRKLAQSMIAEEHIKRIDFHDASRVVFETDAPDQSYTALGQKLSEHDYGLVALSSPDAQLESLFHRLVERSSGLAGVGVDAASKKQNKARKEAADA, translated from the coding sequence ATGAATGAAGACAAAACAAGCCCTTCCTTGCGGGCCATTCGTTTGAGCAAGTGGTACGGACGCATTACCGCGCTGCAACAAATCAGTGTTGATTTGGAACCTGGCATTTGGGGACTGCTTGGTCCCAACGGCTCGGGCAAGAGTACCTTCCTAAAGCTGTGCGCAGGACTGCTTCGCCCTAGCCTTGGGCAGATGCATGTCAACGGCATGGCGCCTTTTGCTAACCCAAAAGTGCTAAAAGACATTGGCTTGTGCCCCGAAGCCGATGCTTTGCCAAAAGAGCTTAGCGCCCTTGAGTTTGTAGCCGCCATGGCGCGTCTGTCCGGCTTTTCAAAAAAGGAAAGCCTCGAGCGAGCGAAAGCAGCACTGGAGCGCATGGGACTGACGGAAGCCGCTGATCGGCGTTTGGTGGGCTTTTCTCGCGGCATGCGTCAACGCGTAAAACTTGCTCAAGCCATGGTGCATGAGCCCTCGATTCTTCTTTTAGATGAACCTCTGAGCGGCACCGATCCTACGACGCGTCAGATGATCCTCGCGGAAATTCAAGCCCATGCCGATCGCGGCGGACTGGTGCTTTTTTCTACGCATGTGCTTCATGAAGTGGAGAGCCTCACGGACAAAGTATTGCTGATTGCGCGAGGGCAACTCGTCGCACAAGGCGCCATTCGCGAAATCCGTGATTTGCTCGATGATGTGCCACACCAGATTTGGGTGGAGTGCAGCGAAACACGCAAGCTTGCGCAAAGCATGATTGCTGAAGAGCACATCAAGCGCATCGACTTTCACGATGCAAGCCGGGTGGTTTTCGAAACAGATGCGCCCGATCAAAGCTACACTGCGCTCGGTCAAAAACTATCCGAGCACGACTACGGTCTTGTGGCGTTGAGCAGCCCGGATGCCCAGCTTGAATCGCTTTTTCATCGCCTTGTAGAGCGCAGCTCAGGGCTCGCCGGAGTGGGTGTGGACGCAGCAAGCAAAAAACAAAACAAAGCACGAAAAGAGGCAGCCGATGCATGA
- the speE gene encoding polyamine aminopropyltransferase: protein MSEWFDEVYQDNLRLGLRVLKHVYHSQSKFQTIDIVDTEMYGRALALDGCFMTSDKEEFFYHESLVHPVLCSAPCIEKVLIIGGGDGGTSREVLRYAEVQNVRLVEIDGEVVEACKEHMPHIGGSAWQDPRLDLRIEDGVAYVKQEQSGIYDIILLDSTDPIGPGVGLFNREFYAECKRLLKPHGVLALQSESPVMMPKGFASIQHNLRAVFPKVFPYFGPVPIYNTGIWSWTYASAEATPHETNAARVNMIVPGCRYYNEAVHRGMFAVPNYVKGLLHSDPLTLEKQTDNKVKAAPLA from the coding sequence ATGAGCGAATGGTTTGATGAAGTTTATCAAGACAACTTGCGCCTTGGGCTAAGGGTACTGAAACATGTTTACCACAGCCAAAGTAAGTTTCAGACGATAGACATCGTCGATACCGAGATGTACGGCCGAGCCCTCGCGCTCGACGGCTGTTTTATGACCAGTGATAAAGAAGAGTTCTTCTATCATGAGTCACTTGTTCATCCGGTGCTTTGTTCGGCGCCGTGTATAGAAAAGGTTCTCATTATCGGTGGAGGCGACGGAGGAACCAGCCGAGAAGTCTTACGCTACGCCGAAGTTCAAAACGTACGCCTCGTTGAAATCGATGGCGAAGTTGTCGAAGCCTGCAAGGAGCACATGCCTCATATTGGGGGCAGCGCTTGGCAGGACCCGCGCCTTGATTTACGGATCGAAGACGGGGTGGCCTATGTAAAACAAGAGCAGTCCGGCATCTACGATATTATTTTACTTGATAGCACCGATCCGATCGGCCCTGGCGTTGGCCTGTTTAACAGAGAGTTTTATGCCGAGTGCAAACGTCTACTCAAACCCCACGGCGTTTTAGCGCTGCAAAGCGAATCACCGGTCATGATGCCGAAAGGTTTTGCATCCATCCAGCACAACCTCCGCGCAGTATTCCCAAAAGTCTTTCCATATTTTGGGCCTGTACCTATCTACAATACTGGAATATGGAGCTGGACCTACGCAAGTGCCGAGGCTACCCCACATGAGACCAATGCGGCGCGGGTTAATATGATTGTTCCCGGCTGTCGTTACTACAACGAAGCGGTGCACCGCGGGATGTTTGCTGTTCCAAACTACGTCAAAGGTTTACTGCATTCTGATCCGTTGACATTGGAAAAACAGACAGACAACAAAGTAAAGGCTGCTCCTCTAGCCTAA
- a CDS encoding cation:proton antiporter, which produces MYFSHPYVTLALAIAAGIVAQVIAAHIRMPSIVLLLLVGVLLGPDLAGWLAPSALGDGLSGLVSFAVAVILFEGGLHLSLARLKREQKAIRRLVTLGAFVTAVTGTLCAKLFMGWPWTLSALFGSLVIVSGPTVIKPLLQRLQVKTTVSTILEAEGVLIDAIGAITAVVVLEVVLRPTGLNAMSGVMHILGRLAFGISVGFLSGWCIVYLWRFRWLVPESLENVVTLALVLLVFQVCNISVHESGIAAVTVAGMVVANISERAKKSLLEFKEQLSALFIGALFVLLAADVRLSEIYSLGIGAVFTVLAVILLVRPACVVASTRGTSLDWKQKLFIAWIGPRGIVAAAVASLFASELDVAHMEGGADLKALVFVVIASTVVVAGLSGGIVARLLGLRRKTDHGWVIVGANDFGLTLAGLLRNPLDPIVFIESNPRACKEAEAAGFGCVYGNALKEEALQLAKLDIRRGLLACTSNEQTNFLAVQHAKHLAKQHFFGITTEDLEVGVSPQMVSHSGAKLLFASAVDVQRWSQRIRHEEAEVQWWRAPKESKVRWPANLGATNLIAVPLVVYGKDCNLPVYEGILRPRMLIAWLVETSRAREIREIFEEKGWSFQSEPPQA; this is translated from the coding sequence ATGTATTTTAGCCACCCCTACGTAACCCTTGCGCTTGCTATCGCCGCAGGAATAGTCGCCCAAGTCATTGCGGCGCATATTCGTATGCCGAGCATCGTGCTTCTTTTGCTTGTGGGTGTACTGCTGGGACCCGACCTTGCAGGCTGGCTGGCCCCCAGTGCTCTTGGTGATGGCCTTTCCGGGCTTGTTAGTTTTGCGGTGGCTGTGATCTTGTTTGAAGGTGGCTTGCATCTCAGCCTCGCTCGTTTGAAACGAGAGCAAAAAGCCATTCGTCGTCTTGTGACGTTGGGTGCTTTTGTCACCGCGGTGACAGGGACCCTGTGTGCCAAGTTGTTTATGGGATGGCCTTGGACGCTCTCGGCGCTATTTGGCTCCTTGGTCATTGTCAGCGGGCCCACCGTCATCAAACCACTTTTGCAACGTTTGCAGGTGAAGACTACCGTATCAACTATTTTAGAAGCAGAAGGCGTGCTGATCGATGCCATCGGCGCAATTACGGCTGTGGTCGTTTTAGAAGTTGTACTTCGGCCCACGGGCCTTAACGCCATGAGCGGGGTCATGCACATTTTAGGACGCTTAGCCTTTGGGATTAGCGTTGGCTTTTTGTCCGGCTGGTGCATCGTTTATTTGTGGCGCTTTCGCTGGCTTGTTCCTGAAAGCCTTGAAAACGTAGTTACGCTTGCGCTTGTGTTGCTTGTTTTTCAAGTGTGCAACATCTCCGTCCATGAGAGCGGCATTGCTGCTGTGACCGTGGCGGGAATGGTGGTGGCCAATATTTCGGAGCGCGCGAAAAAAAGTCTTCTGGAATTTAAAGAACAACTTAGCGCCCTTTTTATTGGTGCATTGTTTGTCTTGTTAGCGGCGGATGTGCGTCTTTCTGAAATCTACTCGCTTGGGATTGGCGCGGTATTTACCGTTTTGGCGGTAATTCTATTGGTCAGGCCGGCATGTGTTGTTGCCTCGACACGCGGCACGTCGTTGGATTGGAAACAAAAGCTTTTCATCGCGTGGATTGGTCCGCGAGGAATTGTGGCTGCTGCCGTTGCAAGTCTCTTCGCCTCAGAACTGGATGTTGCGCACATGGAGGGCGGTGCCGATCTTAAGGCTTTGGTCTTTGTCGTGATTGCATCAACGGTGGTCGTGGCAGGTCTTTCCGGTGGAATCGTGGCACGTCTTTTGGGTCTTCGTCGTAAGACGGATCATGGTTGGGTCATTGTAGGCGCGAATGATTTTGGACTGACGTTAGCAGGCCTGCTTCGCAATCCGTTGGATCCGATTGTTTTTATTGAGAGCAATCCTCGAGCATGCAAAGAAGCGGAAGCCGCAGGTTTTGGTTGCGTGTATGGAAATGCTCTCAAGGAAGAGGCTTTGCAGCTTGCGAAGCTAGATATCCGACGTGGTTTACTTGCTTGCACCTCAAACGAGCAAACTAACTTTCTCGCGGTGCAGCATGCAAAGCATCTTGCTAAGCAGCATTTCTTTGGCATTACCACGGAAGACTTGGAGGTTGGGGTGAGCCCACAAATGGTGAGCCATTCAGGCGCCAAGCTGCTCTTTGCCTCCGCGGTGGATGTGCAACGGTGGTCGCAACGCATTCGTCATGAGGAAGCGGAAGTTCAGTGGTGGCGTGCCCCCAAGGAGAGCAAAGTCCGCTGGCCTGCCAATTTGGGCGCCACGAACCTGATAGCAGTCCCTCTGGTTGTGTATGGCAAGGATTGCAACCTGCCCGTGTATGAAGGGATTTTGCGGCCTAGAATGCTTATCGCGTGGCTGGTCGAAACAAGCCGGGCACGGGAAATTCGCGAAATTTTTGAAGAAAAAGGCTGGAGCTTTCAAAGCGAGCCGCCGCAAGCTTGA
- a CDS encoding rhomboid family intramembrane serine protease, with translation MQPGHHMALPPLAPTTKKIIVLLSAAFIAELILQVWVGIPVFQMLALDPTTLGIQTLWQLFTFPFVEYPQAIIKVFLSLLMIWWFLSPFELSHGRARLIQLCMAAILASGLAALLTGQIVSSGSVFTSSLLAGSDALSLAALAAFAATYRHSQILLFGVFPIKTMHIIAFSVAMSVLYFLASRDLVSLAAHLAAIGAGFAFVNWMRRPPKRRTLKRKTGADAALQVLQGGKPTDPPKWLN, from the coding sequence GTGCAACCAGGACATCATATGGCGCTGCCACCACTGGCACCGACCACGAAAAAAATCATTGTACTGCTATCTGCAGCGTTTATTGCTGAACTAATTCTGCAGGTTTGGGTTGGTATTCCAGTTTTCCAGATGCTTGCCCTCGACCCCACTACGTTGGGCATCCAAACCCTCTGGCAGCTTTTTACCTTTCCTTTCGTTGAATACCCGCAAGCGATTATCAAAGTCTTCTTAAGCTTACTGATGATTTGGTGGTTTCTGTCGCCGTTCGAGCTGAGTCATGGCCGCGCTAGGCTGATACAACTCTGCATGGCGGCTATCCTAGCGTCCGGTTTGGCAGCTCTGCTCACGGGCCAAATTGTTTCCTCTGGCTCCGTATTTACCTCATCACTGTTGGCCGGATCCGATGCGTTATCCTTGGCCGCGCTCGCTGCTTTTGCAGCAACCTATCGCCACAGCCAAATTCTTCTTTTTGGGGTCTTTCCCATCAAAACCATGCACATCATTGCTTTTAGTGTCGCGATGAGTGTGCTTTATTTCTTGGCAAGCCGCGATCTTGTCTCCTTAGCAGCGCACCTGGCTGCCATCGGAGCTGGCTTTGCCTTCGTTAACTGGATGCGTCGTCCGCCAAAGCGCCGTACTTTAAAACGAAAAACAGGTGCGGACGCTGCGCTACAGGTGCTTCAGGGCGGCAAACCGACGGATCCTCCAAAATGGTTAAACTAA
- a CDS encoding ABC transporter permease, with product MHELPSGYPAIQTVAELHWLKLKRGKGLWLGIIATLTVIVAVALARYAAKDIEPSELMQSALSLDFFGLLVYLLPFLFAAGAISDEVEDRTFSFIISRPVRRVYLLLGKFLSASLASIALLCLSTLCLHLIIYLPDFSAASAALPQSLAAMGSLSILASAYCAICLLWGALAVEASGVLSVMYFAVVEFSLGHILPGPSRMVSLNYHAKQLAGLPKGGLFAPEMTPDLPAVAHAGVLCAALLVVMLLCTLVINHGEYVTEQS from the coding sequence ATGCATGAACTTCCTTCAGGCTACCCTGCCATACAAACTGTGGCCGAGCTTCATTGGCTCAAACTCAAACGCGGCAAAGGTCTTTGGCTAGGCATCATCGCAACGCTCACCGTCATCGTTGCGGTGGCCCTAGCGCGCTATGCCGCCAAAGACATCGAGCCAAGCGAACTGATGCAGAGTGCCTTGAGTTTGGACTTCTTTGGCCTTTTGGTTTATTTGCTGCCTTTTTTGTTTGCGGCAGGAGCCATCTCCGATGAAGTCGAAGATCGAACCTTTAGTTTTATCATCAGCCGCCCAGTCCGACGTGTTTATCTACTCCTGGGAAAATTTCTAAGTGCATCATTGGCGAGTATTGCTTTGCTTTGCTTGAGCACACTGTGTTTGCATCTGATAATTTACTTGCCGGATTTCAGCGCCGCGAGCGCCGCGCTGCCGCAGAGCCTTGCTGCAATGGGAAGTCTTAGCATCTTGGCTTCAGCCTATTGCGCTATTTGCTTGCTCTGGGGCGCACTGGCTGTTGAAGCCTCTGGAGTGCTTAGTGTGATGTACTTTGCCGTGGTGGAATTTTCACTTGGGCACATCCTGCCGGGACCTTCACGCATGGTGTCGCTGAACTACCATGCAAAGCAACTTGCCGGTCTGCCCAAAGGCGGCCTCTTCGCTCCAGAGATGACCCCAGATTTGCCAGCTGTGGCTCACGCTGGCGTGCTTTGCGCTGCCTTGCTTGTCGTTATGCTTCTGTGCACCCTTGTGATCAACCATGGCGAATACGTCACCGAACAAAGCTAA
- the msrA gene encoding peptide-methionine (S)-S-oxide reductase MsrA, which yields MFRFIQVALLFVFACHAQSHAEDKAISKQPSKQQSAYAEATFAGGCFWCMEKPFDMLPGVIATIAGYTGGHTKNPSYNEVSSGNTGHAEAVRVRYDPKRTSYKKLLDVFWHNIDPTVKDRQFCDVGKQYRSAIFYHDAKQKKLAESSKLAIEKAKHFKTPLKTLIRKAGPFYPAEDYHQDFYKTHPETYRNYSLSCGREKALQRLWSEP from the coding sequence ATGTTCCGCTTTATCCAAGTTGCCCTGCTTTTTGTTTTCGCCTGCCATGCGCAAAGTCATGCTGAGGATAAAGCAATTTCCAAGCAGCCATCTAAACAACAAAGCGCTTATGCCGAAGCAACCTTTGCCGGTGGATGTTTTTGGTGCATGGAAAAACCTTTTGACATGTTGCCAGGCGTGATTGCCACGATCGCTGGGTATACCGGCGGGCACACGAAAAACCCAAGCTACAACGAAGTAAGCAGCGGCAATACAGGTCATGCAGAAGCAGTGCGCGTGCGTTACGATCCAAAAAGAACTAGCTATAAGAAACTACTTGATGTCTTTTGGCACAACATCGATCCCACAGTTAAGGACCGACAGTTTTGCGATGTGGGCAAACAATATCGCAGTGCAATTTTTTATCACGACGCAAAACAAAAGAAGCTGGCCGAATCATCAAAGCTAGCCATTGAAAAAGCAAAACACTTTAAGACACCACTGAAAACGCTGATTCGAAAAGCCGGACCTTTTTATCCTGCTGAAGACTACCACCAGGACTTTTACAAAACGCATCCAGAAACCTACCGAAATTATTCGCTAAGCTGCGGCCGCGAAAAAGCCCTGCAAAGACTGTGGAGTGAACCTTAG
- the rpmG gene encoding 50S ribosomal protein L33, protein MRDLIRLVSSAGTGYTYYTSKNKRTTPDKLKFKKYDPKARKHVEFVEAKMPNPKKN, encoded by the coding sequence ATGCGTGATCTTATTCGATTGGTTTCTAGTGCTGGCACTGGCTACACTTACTACACATCCAAGAACAAGCGGACCACTCCGGACAAGCTGAAGTTCAAGAAATACGATCCAAAAGCTCGCAAACACGTTGAGTTCGTCGAAGCTAAAATGCCTAACCCCAAGAAAAACTAA
- a CDS encoding 2-oxoglutarate dehydrogenase E1 component has translation MDQEFGVNQSLVEELYQRFKENPESVDPVWRSYFTNGGSTQAINGTRYTASELPTAADKSKKSRKRIDSFPPNAELHFATELQGRVSAMMDAFRARGHRLAALDPLGLVPKHQSNLSLEHFGLDNVGLDTVFSVGGLMGKTKLPLGEILEHLKEIYCRSIGVEFKHIDEQEIRHWLQERMESTGNHIELSREEQILILSKLTDAESFEQFLHTNYIGAKRFSLEGAESVIPLLELMIQDSAKHGVNEIVIGMAHRGRLNVLANVMEKNLTEIFAAFEDEHPELHLGRGDVKYHLGYSSDRVLANGRKVHLSLAFNPSHLEWVNPVVEGRVRAKQDRRANGSRKDVLPLLIHGDAAFAGQGVVPETLNLSRLHGYDTGGTIHLVINNQIGFTTSPDDARSTAYATDITRMLRCPIFHVNGEDPEAVAQTVRLATDFRQRFSRDVVIDMYCYRRHGHNEGDEPRFTQPLMYKAVDNHASVRTHYVTQLVEHGKITEQEAEDIVSKRRSALEKALKETRSSVVIPPEYAGDGIWKGYKGGLDHTVEDVSTAVDKRKLRELATRLCTVPQNFNLNPKIKRVLDQRREQGTEKRPLDWGGAEALAFASLVEAGHRIRITGQDCRRGTFSHRHATLFDARSGQDYTPLQHLHPNQGPFEIYDSPLSEAGVLGFEYGYSLDCPDGMVLWEAQFGDFVNSAQVIIDQFISSSEDKWKRLSALVMLLPHGFEGQGPEHSSARLERFLVLCAEDNMQVVNLTSPAQLFHCLRRQVLRPYRKPLIVMTPKSLLRHPRATSTLEELSSGEFQRTTPDPEIKQQRARRVILCSGKIYYDLVQEREKQQIEDVAIVRLEQLYPLRREELNAVLAPYGKDIEIFWVQEEPRNMGSWYFMSTHLPVLLGRSAPIHCIARPSSASPATGSMASHRLEQQWLLDGAFSTDSRDIQPGFNSF, from the coding sequence ATGGATCAAGAGTTTGGCGTAAATCAATCGTTAGTTGAAGAGCTGTATCAGCGCTTTAAAGAAAACCCTGAATCGGTTGATCCGGTGTGGCGTAGCTACTTCACGAACGGAGGCTCCACTCAAGCTATTAACGGAACACGTTACACGGCATCCGAGCTTCCAACAGCAGCGGACAAAAGCAAAAAGAGCCGCAAACGCATTGATTCCTTTCCGCCAAACGCAGAGCTGCATTTCGCAACAGAGCTTCAAGGCCGTGTCTCGGCCATGATGGATGCCTTTCGGGCCAGGGGACACCGCCTTGCAGCGCTGGATCCGTTGGGCCTCGTCCCTAAGCACCAAAGCAATTTGAGCCTTGAGCATTTTGGCTTGGATAACGTAGGCCTCGATACCGTGTTTTCGGTAGGTGGTCTGATGGGCAAAACCAAGCTACCCCTTGGTGAAATTCTTGAACATCTTAAAGAAATCTATTGTCGGAGTATTGGCGTTGAGTTCAAGCACATCGACGAGCAGGAGATTCGTCATTGGTTGCAAGAACGCATGGAAAGCACAGGCAACCATATTGAACTAAGCCGAGAAGAGCAAATCCTTATTTTGAGTAAGCTTACTGACGCTGAAAGTTTTGAGCAGTTTTTACACACAAACTACATCGGAGCAAAACGCTTTTCCTTGGAAGGCGCAGAAAGCGTCATCCCTTTACTTGAACTCATGATTCAAGATTCAGCAAAACATGGCGTAAACGAAATCGTCATTGGCATGGCACACCGTGGTCGTCTGAATGTGCTTGCGAATGTAATGGAAAAAAATCTGACTGAAATTTTTGCGGCCTTCGAAGATGAGCACCCTGAACTGCACCTCGGTCGCGGCGACGTGAAATATCATTTGGGCTATTCTTCCGATCGTGTTCTCGCCAATGGACGAAAGGTTCACCTGTCACTGGCCTTTAACCCGAGCCACCTCGAGTGGGTCAATCCAGTGGTCGAGGGCCGCGTGCGCGCAAAACAAGACCGGCGCGCAAATGGATCCAGAAAAGACGTGCTCCCCCTGCTTATTCACGGGGATGCTGCTTTTGCAGGTCAAGGCGTTGTCCCAGAGACACTCAACCTGAGCCGTCTGCATGGCTACGATACCGGTGGCACGATCCATTTGGTTATCAACAACCAAATAGGCTTTACGACTTCTCCTGACGACGCCCGCTCGACCGCGTACGCCACCGACATCACGCGTATGCTGCGCTGCCCTATTTTTCACGTCAATGGAGAAGATCCGGAAGCCGTGGCTCAAACCGTACGCCTGGCCACCGACTTTCGACAGCGCTTTAGCCGCGATGTTGTCATTGACATGTACTGCTATCGCCGCCACGGACACAACGAAGGGGACGAGCCCCGTTTCACGCAACCCTTGATGTACAAAGCCGTAGACAATCACGCTTCAGTACGTACGCATTACGTGACCCAGCTTGTCGAGCATGGCAAGATCACGGAACAAGAAGCAGAAGACATTGTCAGCAAGCGACGTTCCGCTCTTGAAAAAGCACTCAAAGAAACGCGAAGTTCAGTCGTGATTCCTCCTGAATATGCCGGTGATGGCATCTGGAAAGGCTACAAAGGTGGCCTTGATCATACCGTCGAAGACGTATCGACTGCTGTCGACAAGCGAAAGCTTCGTGAACTTGCTACTCGACTGTGCACTGTTCCTCAAAACTTCAACCTCAATCCGAAAATAAAGCGCGTCCTTGACCAACGTAGAGAACAAGGTACCGAAAAACGCCCTCTTGACTGGGGCGGCGCCGAAGCGCTTGCTTTTGCATCGCTGGTTGAAGCCGGTCATCGCATTCGCATCACAGGGCAAGACTGCAGGCGCGGCACATTCAGCCATCGCCACGCGACCCTTTTCGATGCCAGAAGCGGACAAGACTATACGCCCCTGCAGCACTTGCACCCAAATCAAGGGCCGTTTGAGATCTACGATAGTCCCCTATCCGAAGCCGGCGTGCTTGGTTTTGAGTACGGCTACAGCTTGGATTGCCCCGACGGAATGGTACTTTGGGAGGCGCAATTTGGTGATTTTGTAAACTCCGCTCAAGTCATCATCGACCAGTTCATTAGCTCGTCGGAAGATAAATGGAAGCGTCTTAGCGCGCTGGTCATGCTGCTGCCGCATGGCTTCGAGGGGCAAGGGCCCGAGCACTCCAGCGCACGTCTTGAACGCTTTTTAGTGCTTTGCGCTGAGGACAATATGCAGGTGGTGAATCTTACCAGCCCCGCACAGCTCTTTCATTGCTTGCGCCGACAGGTACTAAGGCCTTATCGCAAGCCACTTATTGTCATGACCCCCAAAAGCCTTCTGCGGCACCCGAGGGCCACTTCCACACTCGAGGAACTTAGTAGTGGAGAGTTTCAGCGAACCACCCCCGACCCCGAAATTAAACAACAAAGGGCCCGGCGCGTTATTCTTTGCTCTGGAAAAATCTATTACGATCTAGTTCAAGAACGCGAGAAGCAACAGATTGAGGATGTTGCCATCGTTCGACTCGAACAGCTCTACCCGCTGCGGCGCGAAGAACTCAACGCTGTACTTGCTCCCTATGGCAAAGACATCGAGATTTTTTGGGTACAAGAGGAGCCACGCAACATGGGCTCGTGGTACTTTATGAGCACACATCTTCCCGTTTTGCTGGGCCGTAGCGCACCAATACACTGCATTGCACGCCCCAGTAGCGCAAGCCCTGCAACTGGCTCGATGGCAAGTCATCGACTCGAACAGCAATGGCTCCTCGACGGTGCTTTTTCAACCGATTCAAGAGACATCCAGCCAGGCTTTAACTCCTTTTAG